A window of the Natronomonas salina genome harbors these coding sequences:
- a CDS encoding acyl-CoA dehydrogenase family protein: protein MARSSAPAFEESQELEMIRETAREIASDYDDDYFLAVADGKEPTEFWNDCAEAGFLGAAIPTEYGGEGMGFWELSAIVEELCANGCMGAEMLFVVNVCFGGITLTENGSEEQKEEWLPGICDGSVNFAMALTEPDAGHNAPNMTTFAEQDGDEYVIDGTKQWISGVDVADQMLMVARTSPKDESAKMQGVTLFLVDPEDPAIEARELDVGIPTPEKQYELSIDGYRAHEDDVVGTPGMGLYQLFDTVNPERLLGASGAIGVGKCAIERAVDYANEREVFDQPIGAHQGVQHPIADSWAKLQSAGLLVRKAAWMVDDAEGMDDMKRTAEVSNMAKLRATEVGHEATDVAVQTHGGNGFSRDYGVIEMWKGSRLGKVAPGSTEMMRNHVAEHSLGLPRSY from the coding sequence ATGGCACGATCCAGCGCGCCCGCCTTCGAGGAATCGCAGGAACTGGAGATGATCCGGGAGACCGCCCGGGAGATCGCCTCGGACTACGACGACGACTACTTCCTGGCTGTCGCCGACGGGAAGGAGCCGACGGAGTTCTGGAACGACTGCGCCGAGGCGGGGTTCCTCGGGGCGGCCATCCCCACCGAGTACGGCGGTGAGGGGATGGGCTTCTGGGAGCTGTCGGCCATCGTCGAGGAGCTCTGCGCCAACGGCTGCATGGGCGCGGAGATGCTGTTCGTCGTCAACGTCTGCTTCGGCGGCATCACGCTCACGGAGAACGGCAGCGAGGAGCAGAAGGAGGAGTGGCTGCCCGGCATCTGCGACGGCTCGGTGAACTTCGCGATGGCGCTGACCGAACCGGACGCCGGCCACAACGCACCGAACATGACGACCTTCGCCGAGCAGGACGGCGACGAATACGTCATCGACGGGACCAAGCAGTGGATCTCGGGCGTCGACGTCGCCGACCAGATGCTCATGGTCGCCCGCACCTCGCCGAAGGACGAGTCGGCGAAGATGCAGGGCGTCACGCTGTTCCTCGTCGACCCCGAGGACCCGGCCATCGAGGCCCGCGAACTCGACGTCGGCATCCCGACGCCGGAGAAGCAGTACGAGCTCTCGATCGACGGCTACCGCGCCCACGAGGACGACGTCGTCGGCACCCCCGGGATGGGTCTCTACCAGCTGTTTGACACGGTCAATCCCGAGCGCCTGCTCGGCGCCTCCGGCGCCATCGGCGTCGGCAAGTGCGCCATCGAGCGCGCGGTCGACTACGCCAACGAGCGAGAGGTCTTCGACCAGCCCATCGGCGCCCACCAGGGCGTCCAGCACCCCATCGCCGACTCCTGGGCGAAGCTGCAGTCCGCCGGCCTGCTCGTCCGGAAGGCCGCCTGGATGGTCGACGACGCCGAGGGTATGGACGACATGAAGCGGACCGCGGAGGTCTCGAACATGGCGAAGCTCCGTGCGACGGAGGTCGGCCACGAGGCGACCGACGTCGCGGTCCAGACCCACGGCGGCAACGGCTTCTCCCGGGACTACGGCGTCATCGAGATGTGGAAGGGCTCGCGCCTCGGGAAGGTCGCGCCCGGCTCGACCGAGATGATGCGGAACCACGTCGCCGAGCACTCCCTGGGGCTGCCGCGGTCGTACTGA
- a CDS encoding non-histone chromosomal MC1 family protein, whose translation MARDDDDKRNFALRESNGDESSVFSGRTPRQAALKAARRLDPAGSESAADRTELRLREKGTKKVHIYDGWAWEEESPDDSPDWMPEEITEANVSKKGIKHLDEI comes from the coding sequence ATGGCACGTGACGACGATGACAAGCGGAACTTCGCGCTTCGGGAGAGCAATGGGGACGAGTCCAGCGTCTTCTCGGGACGGACCCCGCGACAGGCGGCGCTGAAGGCCGCCCGACGGCTGGACCCGGCCGGCAGCGAGAGCGCGGCCGACAGGACGGAGCTGCGGCTCAGGGAGAAGGGGACGAAGAAGGTCCACATCTACGACGGCTGGGCGTGGGAGGAGGAGTCCCCCGACGACAGCCCCGACTGGATGCCCGAGGAGATCACCGAGGCGAACGTCTCCAAGAAGGGGATCAAGCACCTCGACGAGATCTGA
- a CDS encoding quinone-dependent dihydroorotate dehydrogenase has translation MDFYDLAKPLLFRLDAETAHRTVHGLLATLQDTPAEQLLADHYTVVDARLRVEAFDQTFQNPVGVAAGFDKNAEIPPALAALGFGHVEVGGVTADPQAGNPRPRMFRLPEDRAIVNRMGFNNDGADVVGHRLETTDCRVPLGVNVGKSKATPNDEAEDDYLYTFERVREGGDYFVVNVSSPNTPGLRELQQRDRLESILETLQDAGAAPLLVKLSPDLTDAAIEEAVEVVDDLDLDGIIATNTSTERPPSLRGGHADEEGGLSGDPIEGTATSTVRFVAERTDKPVVGVGGVSDAQGAYEKIRNGASVVQLYTGLVYEGPGIARDINRGLLELLERDGFDSVEDAVGADL, from the coding sequence ATGGACTTCTACGACCTCGCGAAACCCCTCCTGTTCCGCCTCGACGCCGAGACGGCCCACCGGACCGTCCACGGCCTCCTCGCGACCCTCCAGGACACGCCCGCCGAGCAGCTGCTCGCCGACCACTACACCGTCGTCGACGCCCGACTCCGCGTCGAGGCCTTCGACCAGACGTTCCAGAACCCCGTCGGGGTGGCCGCCGGCTTCGACAAGAACGCCGAGATCCCGCCGGCCCTGGCGGCGCTGGGCTTCGGTCACGTCGAGGTCGGCGGCGTCACCGCCGACCCGCAGGCCGGCAACCCCCGCCCGCGGATGTTCCGCCTCCCGGAGGACCGCGCCATCGTCAACCGCATGGGCTTCAACAACGACGGCGCCGACGTCGTCGGCCACCGCCTCGAGACCACCGACTGCAGGGTCCCGCTGGGCGTCAACGTCGGGAAGTCGAAGGCCACGCCCAACGACGAGGCCGAGGACGACTACCTGTACACGTTCGAGCGCGTCCGCGAGGGCGGCGACTACTTCGTCGTCAACGTCTCCTCGCCGAACACCCCCGGCCTCCGCGAACTCCAGCAGCGCGACCGCCTGGAGTCCATCCTCGAGACGCTCCAGGACGCCGGCGCCGCGCCGCTGCTCGTGAAGCTCTCGCCGGACCTCACCGACGCCGCGATCGAGGAGGCCGTCGAGGTGGTCGACGACCTGGACCTCGACGGGATCATCGCCACCAACACCTCGACCGAGCGGCCGCCCTCGCTCCGCGGCGGACACGCCGACGAGGAGGGCGGCCTCTCCGGGGACCCCATCGAGGGGACGGCGACGAGCACGGTCCGGTTCGTCGCCGAGCGGACCGACAAGCCCGTCGTCGGCGTCGGCGGCGTCTCGGACGCCCAGGGCGCCTACGAGAAGATCCGCAACGGCGCCAGCGTCGTCCAGCTGTACACCGGGCTGGTCTACGAGGGTCCCGGTATCGCCCGCGATATCAACCGGGGGCTGCTCGAACTCCTGGAGCGTGACGGCTTCGACTCCGTCGAGGACGCCGTCGGCGCCGACCTCTAG
- a CDS encoding phenylalanine--tRNA ligase beta subunit-related protein, producing MPVVDVDPDELRRLTGKEEKDDEELKDDLFSLGLEFEGETDEGDFELEFAPDRLDRLSVEGIARSLRYQYGEDRGVYLPKTNDAEWVVEVDESVPEERPYVTAAVVRGLDLDETELDSLIQLQEKLHATMGRNRAKGAIGVHDLTMLKGRAAGDDKPKTIQYRGVEPDDDRFVPLDDDAERTPAEVLETHPTGDTYGHLVEGLDRYPAIYDDVGLFSFPPVINGKRTEVEEGSRDLLIEMTGTDQWTIDKMLTIVCYALDARGGRVEEVRVEYPEEELVRPDLAVDTKTVSHDRIETTLGIDIAGEDVVDLLERAGLDAEVSEEGAGDGSDDQQPAEDDVELEDVPSRATRTAGPAEEAVRAADTETDTGAADGPLVYEVEIPPYRVDVLHPMDVVDDVGRAYGFNDLEPRYPDVSTVGGRHETSRLEDAARDALVGLGFEDLLNFHMTSERELFDRMGLDPDDDALGAREPPTITEPYSEDYTVVRTWALPSLMMVLENNTHRAYPQNLAEIGHVAGVDASEPTNVAEHRSVAGVVARTDASYEDAKARLQALANAFGVDLETPPTEHPSFIDGRTAEVVLDGESVGVVGEVHPRVLVEHDLEVPVAGFEFRLDGLR from the coding sequence ATGCCCGTCGTCGACGTCGACCCCGACGAGCTGCGGCGGCTCACAGGCAAGGAGGAGAAGGACGATGAGGAACTGAAGGACGACCTGTTCAGCCTCGGCCTGGAGTTCGAGGGCGAGACCGACGAGGGCGACTTCGAACTGGAGTTCGCCCCCGACCGGCTGGACCGCCTCTCCGTGGAGGGCATCGCCCGCTCGCTGCGCTACCAGTACGGCGAGGACCGCGGCGTCTACCTCCCGAAGACCAACGACGCCGAGTGGGTCGTCGAGGTCGACGAGTCCGTCCCCGAGGAACGGCCCTACGTCACCGCCGCGGTCGTCCGCGGACTGGACCTCGACGAGACCGAACTCGACTCGCTCATCCAGCTGCAGGAGAAGCTCCACGCGACGATGGGCCGGAACCGCGCGAAGGGCGCCATCGGCGTCCACGACCTGACGATGCTGAAGGGTCGGGCCGCCGGCGACGACAAGCCGAAGACCATCCAGTACCGCGGCGTCGAACCCGACGACGACCGGTTCGTCCCGCTGGACGACGACGCCGAGCGGACGCCCGCCGAGGTCCTCGAGACCCACCCGACCGGCGACACCTACGGCCACCTCGTCGAGGGCCTCGACCGCTACCCGGCCATCTACGACGACGTCGGGCTGTTCTCCTTCCCGCCGGTCATCAACGGCAAGCGAACCGAGGTCGAGGAGGGCTCCCGCGACCTCCTCATCGAGATGACGGGGACCGACCAGTGGACCATCGACAAGATGCTGACCATCGTCTGCTACGCCCTCGACGCCCGCGGCGGCCGCGTTGAGGAGGTCCGCGTTGAGTACCCCGAAGAGGAGCTCGTCCGGCCGGACCTCGCCGTCGACACCAAGACGGTCTCCCACGACCGGATCGAGACGACGCTGGGTATCGACATCGCCGGCGAGGACGTCGTCGACCTGCTGGAGCGGGCCGGGCTGGACGCCGAGGTCTCCGAGGAGGGTGCCGGCGACGGCTCGGACGACCAGCAGCCCGCCGAGGACGACGTGGAACTGGAGGACGTCCCCTCGCGGGCGACCCGGACGGCCGGGCCGGCCGAGGAGGCGGTGCGAGCGGCGGACACCGAGACCGACACCGGGGCCGCCGACGGGCCCCTCGTCTACGAGGTCGAGATCCCGCCGTACCGGGTCGACGTCCTCCACCCGATGGACGTCGTCGACGACGTGGGCCGGGCCTACGGCTTCAACGACCTCGAGCCGCGGTACCCCGACGTCTCCACGGTCGGCGGCCGCCACGAGACCTCCCGGCTGGAGGACGCCGCCCGCGACGCGCTCGTCGGGCTGGGCTTCGAGGACCTGCTGAACTTCCACATGACCAGCGAGCGCGAACTGTTCGACCGGATGGGCCTCGACCCGGACGACGACGCTCTCGGTGCCCGCGAACCGCCGACCATCACCGAGCCCTACAGCGAGGACTACACCGTCGTCCGGACGTGGGCACTCCCGTCGCTCATGATGGTTCTGGAGAACAACACTCACCGCGCGTACCCGCAGAACCTCGCGGAGATCGGCCACGTCGCCGGCGTCGACGCGTCCGAACCGACGAACGTCGCCGAGCACCGCTCCGTCGCCGGCGTCGTCGCGCGGACCGACGCCTCCTACGAGGACGCCAAGGCGCGGCTCCAGGCGCTGGCGAACGCCTTCGGGGTGGACCTCGAGACGCCGCCCACCGAGCACCCCTCGTTCATCGACGGCCGGACCGCAGAGGTCGTCCTGGACGGGGAGTCGGTCGGCGTCGTCGGCGAGGTCCACCCGCGGGTGCTCGTCGAGCACGACCTGGAGGTCCCGGTCGCCGGCTTCGAGTTCCGGCTGGACGGCCTGCGGTAG
- a CDS encoding phenylalanine--tRNA ligase subunit alpha, whose amino-acid sequence MRLPETQVALLEAASATETRTVAQLAEELGEDSAAVTRAAFELEEAGLLTVDEHVAEEVAVTDEGETYREAGLPEIRLYEAAVEAGAEDESVEMGRLIGASGLEGQEVDVALSNFARKGFGEIDGGEVSVDLEGGPDYDPDEDPEAEALDAIADGNAGYIDGGILDRLESRGLVERTETTVRSVTLTDDGVTALMEGVEAAETVGEVTPELLTSGEWEDVEFTEYNVEADAETVDGGKEHILRQTANRVKDVLVGMGFQEMEGPHADADFWINDCLFMPQDHPARTHWDRFALDVPPMDDLPADLVDRVEDAHRNGVGEDGDGYHSPWSEDFARAVALRGHTTSLSMRYLSGHEVGELEPPQRYFSVEKVYRNDTLDPTHLLEFFQIEGWVMAEDLSVRDLMGTFTEFYEQFGITDIEFKPHYNPYTEPSFELFGKHPETGELIEIGNSGIFREEVLTPLGVDCDVMAWGLALERLLMLMYGFEDIRDVHGTLADLDLLRNVEVVY is encoded by the coding sequence ATGAGACTACCCGAGACGCAGGTCGCGCTGCTGGAGGCAGCCAGCGCGACCGAGACGAGAACGGTCGCACAGCTCGCCGAGGAGCTCGGCGAGGACAGCGCGGCCGTCACGCGGGCCGCCTTCGAACTCGAGGAGGCGGGCCTGCTGACGGTCGACGAGCACGTCGCCGAGGAGGTCGCCGTCACCGACGAGGGTGAGACCTACCGGGAGGCGGGGCTCCCCGAGATCCGCCTCTACGAGGCTGCCGTCGAGGCCGGCGCCGAGGACGAGTCCGTCGAGATGGGCCGGCTCATCGGCGCCTCGGGCCTCGAGGGCCAGGAAGTCGACGTCGCCCTGTCGAACTTCGCCCGGAAGGGGTTCGGCGAGATCGACGGCGGCGAGGTGTCGGTCGACCTCGAGGGCGGGCCGGACTACGACCCCGACGAGGACCCCGAGGCGGAGGCCCTCGACGCCATCGCCGACGGGAACGCCGGCTACATCGACGGCGGCATCCTCGACCGCCTCGAGTCCCGCGGCCTCGTCGAGCGCACCGAGACGACCGTCCGGTCGGTGACGCTCACCGACGACGGCGTCACGGCGCTGATGGAGGGCGTCGAGGCCGCCGAGACCGTCGGCGAGGTCACGCCCGAACTGCTCACCTCCGGGGAGTGGGAGGACGTCGAGTTCACCGAGTACAACGTCGAGGCCGACGCCGAGACCGTCGACGGCGGCAAGGAGCACATCCTCAGACAGACCGCCAACCGCGTGAAGGACGTCCTCGTCGGCATGGGCTTCCAGGAGATGGAGGGCCCCCACGCCGACGCCGACTTCTGGATCAACGACTGCCTGTTCATGCCGCAGGACCACCCGGCGCGGACCCACTGGGACCGCTTCGCGCTGGACGTCCCGCCGATGGACGACCTCCCGGCGGACCTCGTCGACCGCGTCGAGGACGCCCACCGCAACGGCGTCGGCGAGGACGGCGACGGCTACCACTCGCCGTGGAGTGAGGACTTCGCCCGCGCGGTCGCGCTCCGCGGGCACACGACGTCGCTGTCGATGCGCTACCTCTCCGGCCACGAGGTCGGGGAGCTGGAGCCGCCCCAGCGGTACTTCTCCGTCGAGAAGGTCTACCGCAACGACACCCTCGACCCGACGCACCTCCTGGAGTTCTTCCAGATCGAGGGGTGGGTGATGGCCGAGGACCTCTCGGTGCGGGACCTCATGGGCACGTTCACGGAGTTCTACGAGCAGTTCGGCATCACCGACATCGAGTTCAAGCCCCACTACAACCCCTACACCGAGCCGAGCTTCGAGCTGTTCGGCAAGCACCCCGAGACCGGCGAGCTCATCGAGATCGGCAACTCCGGCATCTTCCGCGAGGAGGTCCTGACCCCCCTCGGCGTCGACTGCGACGTCATGGCCTGGGGGCTGGCCCTCGAGCGCCTGCTCATGCTGATGTACGGCTTCGAGGACATCCGCGACGTCCACGGGACGCTGGCCGACCTCGACCTCCTGCGGAACGTGGAGGTGGTGTACTGA
- a CDS encoding DUF7511 domain-containing protein: MTPTEFDGDDLEERRGTGPELRARTTTDDDGTTECTIYPADVCDDQRTTRWITAEEDSYVELCRMR, encoded by the coding sequence ATGACGCCGACAGAGTTCGACGGCGACGACCTGGAGGAGCGACGCGGTACCGGGCCGGAGCTCCGCGCGCGAACGACCACCGACGACGACGGGACGACCGAGTGTACCATCTACCCGGCCGACGTCTGCGACGACCAGCGGACCACCCGCTGGATCACCGCCGAGGAGGACTCGTACGTCGAACTCTGTCGGATGCGGTGA
- a CDS encoding adenosylhomocysteinase, which produces MSYPTITEQLDDPSSARESGRKKIEWARQHMPIMTSVAEEFADERPLEGEVVAMAMHVEAKTAVLTEVLAEAGAEVAITGCNPLSTHDDVSAALDDVDNITSYAKREVDDEEYYAAIESTLEHDPSVTVDDGGDLVMAIHEDYPELLETVIGGCEETTTGVHRLRAMDEDGELKYPMFAVNDTPMKRLFDNVHGTGEASLSSIAMTTNLSWAGKTVVVAGYGYCGKGVASKAAGQNAHVVVTEVEPRRALEAHMEGYEVMSMAEAAEVGDVFLTTTGNRDVIVGEHFEKMGDGAVLANAGHFNVEIDLDELDDMAVSRREVRDGVEEFEMADGRRLNVLADGRLVNLAAPVALGHPVEVMDQSFGVQAVCVREMVENSDTYGPGVHEVPDELDREVAEVKLAAEGIEIDELSDEQREYMDSWQHGT; this is translated from the coding sequence ATGAGCTACCCCACCATCACCGAGCAGCTCGACGATCCGTCGAGCGCTCGCGAGTCGGGCCGCAAGAAGATCGAGTGGGCCCGACAGCACATGCCCATCATGACGTCCGTCGCCGAGGAGTTCGCCGACGAGCGCCCCCTCGAGGGCGAGGTCGTCGCGATGGCGATGCACGTCGAGGCGAAGACCGCGGTGCTGACCGAGGTGCTGGCGGAGGCCGGCGCCGAGGTCGCCATCACGGGCTGCAACCCGCTGTCGACCCACGACGACGTGAGCGCGGCGCTGGACGACGTCGACAACATCACCTCCTACGCCAAGCGCGAGGTCGACGACGAGGAGTACTACGCCGCCATCGAGTCGACCCTGGAGCACGACCCCAGCGTGACGGTCGACGACGGCGGCGACCTCGTGATGGCGATCCACGAGGACTACCCGGAGCTGCTGGAGACCGTCATCGGCGGCTGCGAGGAGACCACGACGGGCGTCCACCGCCTGCGCGCGATGGACGAGGACGGCGAGCTGAAGTACCCGATGTTCGCCGTCAACGACACGCCGATGAAGCGGCTGTTCGACAACGTCCACGGGACGGGCGAGGCGTCGCTGTCCAGCATCGCGATGACGACGAACCTCTCGTGGGCCGGCAAGACGGTCGTCGTCGCCGGCTACGGCTACTGCGGGAAGGGCGTCGCCTCGAAGGCCGCCGGCCAGAACGCCCACGTCGTCGTCACCGAGGTCGAGCCCCGGCGGGCCCTGGAAGCCCACATGGAGGGCTACGAGGTGATGTCGATGGCGGAGGCCGCCGAGGTCGGCGACGTTTTCCTGACGACGACGGGCAACCGCGACGTCATCGTCGGCGAGCACTTCGAGAAGATGGGCGACGGCGCGGTCCTGGCCAACGCCGGTCACTTCAACGTCGAGATCGACCTCGACGAACTCGACGACATGGCGGTCTCCCGGCGGGAGGTCCGCGACGGCGTCGAGGAGTTCGAGATGGCGGACGGCCGTCGGCTGAACGTTCTGGCGGACGGCCGGCTGGTCAACCTCGCGGCGCCGGTCGCGCTCGGCCACCCCGTCGAGGTGATGGACCAGAGCTTCGGCGTCCAGGCCGTCTGCGTCCGCGAGATGGTCGAGAACAGCGACACCTACGGCCCCGGCGTCCACGAGGTGCCGGACGAACTCGACCGGGAGGTCGCCGAGGTGAAGCTCGCCGCGGAGGGCATCGAGATCGACGAGCTGTCCGACGAGCAGCGCGAGTACATGGACAGCTGGCAGCACGGGACCTGA
- a CDS encoding amidohydrolase yields MSTVQITGGRVLTPDLAVREADVLADRETGRIVEVGETAAGDETLDAEGCLVVPGLVNAHCHVAMTLLRGYADDKPLDAWLQEDIWPVEGELDPEDVRAGARLGLVEMLKNGVTAVGDMYFHVPEVAAAVEEAGLRARLGHGVVTVGKDDAAARADFEEGLAVARELDGAADGRVRTAMMPHSLTTVDADLLEEFVTRARDAGVPVHYHANETTEEVDPIVEERGVRPLEFADDLGLLESGDFIAHGVHVDETEIELLADRDVAVAHCPASNMKLASGIAPVQAMLDAGATVAVGTDGAASNNDLDVFDELRDAAMVGKLAAEDASAVAAEDAVRAATRGGAEALGFDAGRIEAGALADLAVVDLEAPHLTPQTDLVSHLAYAVRGSDVRHTVVGGEVLVRDREVLAMDEGAVRREAQRHAEAAINRAIK; encoded by the coding sequence ATGAGCACGGTACAGATAACGGGCGGGCGGGTCCTCACGCCCGACCTGGCGGTCCGCGAGGCGGACGTGCTGGCCGACCGAGAGACGGGCCGAATCGTCGAGGTCGGCGAGACGGCCGCCGGCGACGAGACCCTCGACGCCGAGGGGTGTCTCGTGGTCCCCGGCCTCGTCAACGCCCACTGCCACGTCGCGATGACGCTCCTCCGGGGGTACGCCGACGACAAGCCGCTAGACGCGTGGCTCCAGGAGGACATCTGGCCCGTCGAGGGCGAACTCGACCCCGAGGACGTCCGGGCCGGCGCCCGGCTGGGCCTCGTCGAGATGCTGAAGAACGGCGTCACCGCCGTCGGCGACATGTACTTCCACGTCCCGGAGGTCGCCGCCGCCGTCGAGGAGGCCGGACTGCGCGCCCGCCTCGGCCACGGCGTCGTCACCGTCGGGAAGGACGACGCCGCGGCCCGCGCGGACTTCGAGGAGGGACTGGCGGTCGCCCGCGAACTCGACGGCGCGGCCGACGGCCGCGTCCGGACCGCGATGATGCCGCACTCCCTGACCACCGTCGACGCCGACCTCCTCGAGGAGTTCGTCACGCGCGCCCGCGACGCGGGCGTGCCCGTCCACTACCACGCCAACGAGACCACCGAGGAGGTCGACCCGATCGTCGAGGAGCGCGGCGTCCGGCCCCTGGAGTTCGCCGACGACCTCGGGTTGCTCGAGTCCGGCGACTTCATCGCCCACGGCGTCCACGTCGACGAGACGGAGATCGAACTGCTCGCCGACCGCGACGTCGCCGTCGCACACTGCCCGGCCTCGAACATGAAGCTCGCCAGCGGCATCGCGCCGGTCCAGGCGATGCTCGACGCCGGCGCCACGGTCGCGGTCGGCACCGACGGCGCCGCCTCGAACAACGACCTCGACGTCTTCGACGAGCTCCGGGACGCCGCCATGGTCGGGAAGCTCGCCGCGGAGGACGCCAGCGCCGTCGCCGCGGAGGACGCCGTCCGGGCCGCGACGCGAGGCGGCGCCGAGGCGCTGGGCTTCGACGCCGGCCGCATCGAGGCGGGCGCGCTCGCGGATCTCGCGGTCGTCGACCTCGAGGCCCCGCACCTCACGCCCCAGACGGACCTCGTCAGCCACCTCGCCTACGCCGTCCGGGGGTCCGACGTCCGCCACACCGTCGTCGGCGGGGAGGTCCTCGTCCGCGATCGCGAGGTGCTCGCGATGGACGAGGGGGCCGTCCGCCGGGAGGCCCAGCGCCACGCCGAGGCCGCGATTAACCGGGCTATTAAGTGA
- the hisG gene encoding ATP phosphoribosyltransferase produces the protein MRIAVPNKGRLHDPALELLERAGLHVQDGADRKLYADTVDPEVSVLFARAADIPEYVADGAAALGITGLDQAEESDVDLVDLLDLEFGRCRLVLASPEDGGVSSPEELSGGTVATEFPEITENYFEDVGVYPDIVEVSGATELTPHVDIADAIVDITSTGTTLRMNRLEVVDEVLESSVRLFAHPEVADDPKVQQVRTAFRSVLDAEGKRYLMMNVPEDALDDVEEVIPGMGGPTVMDVAGQDAVAVHVVVDERKVFEVIPELKAAGASDVLVTEIERLVP, from the coding sequence ATGCGCATCGCCGTACCCAACAAGGGGCGTCTGCACGACCCGGCGCTGGAGCTGCTGGAGCGGGCCGGCTTGCACGTACAGGACGGCGCCGACCGGAAGCTCTACGCCGACACCGTCGACCCCGAGGTCTCCGTGCTGTTCGCCCGCGCGGCCGACATCCCGGAGTACGTCGCCGACGGCGCCGCCGCCCTCGGCATCACCGGCCTCGACCAGGCCGAGGAGTCCGACGTCGACCTCGTCGACCTGCTCGACCTGGAGTTCGGCCGCTGCCGGCTCGTCCTCGCCTCGCCGGAGGACGGCGGCGTCTCCTCGCCGGAGGAGCTCAGCGGCGGGACCGTCGCCACCGAGTTCCCCGAGATCACCGAGAACTACTTCGAGGACGTCGGGGTGTACCCGGATATCGTCGAGGTGTCGGGCGCCACGGAGCTGACCCCGCACGTCGACATCGCCGACGCCATCGTCGACATCACCTCGACGGGGACGACCCTCCGGATGAACCGCCTCGAGGTCGTCGACGAGGTCCTCGAGTCGTCCGTGCGGCTGTTCGCCCACCCGGAGGTCGCCGACGACCCGAAGGTCCAGCAGGTCAGGACCGCCTTCCGGTCGGTGCTGGACGCCGAGGGCAAGCGCTACCTGATGATGAACGTCCCCGAGGACGCCCTCGATGACGTCGAGGAGGTCATCCCCGGGATGGGCGGGCCGACGGTGATGGACGTCGCCGGCCAGGACGCCGTCGCGGTCCACGTCGTCGTCGACGAGCGGAAGGTCTTCGAGGTCATCCCCGAACTGAAGGCCGCCGGCGCCAGCGACGTCCTCGTCACCGAGATCGAGCGGCTGGTCCCCTGA
- a CDS encoding dodecin family protein, with the protein MSSSDNRTVKVIEVIGESDESWQDAAENAVADASETLEGVSGIEVKDHTAEVEDGQITQYRTVVHVAFPIQR; encoded by the coding sequence ATGTCTTCCAGCGACAACCGGACCGTCAAGGTCATCGAAGTGATCGGCGAATCGGACGAATCATGGCAGGACGCGGCCGAGAACGCGGTCGCGGACGCCAGCGAGACGCTCGAAGGGGTCAGCGGCATCGAGGTCAAAGACCACACCGCCGAGGTCGAGGACGGCCAGATAACCCAGTACCGCACCGTGGTCCACGTGGCGTTCCCCATCCAGCGGTAG
- a CDS encoding DUF7473 family protein — protein MFPLQVDLVGGGPVALVVAFLVSTLFSAVTMHLAALWVLGDEPHQNAVKVAPVPVVVAMLFSQYNGLLMAVLAFAAAFVAIRYVYELTLQGTALVSLFYFAISAVFAFAFGNIFLS, from the coding sequence ATGTTCCCGCTGCAGGTGGACCTCGTGGGGGGTGGCCCCGTCGCGCTCGTCGTGGCGTTCCTCGTCTCCACGCTGTTCTCGGCGGTGACGATGCACCTCGCCGCGCTGTGGGTGCTCGGCGACGAACCCCACCAGAACGCGGTGAAGGTCGCGCCCGTCCCCGTCGTCGTCGCGATGCTGTTCAGCCAGTACAACGGTCTGCTGATGGCCGTGCTGGCCTTCGCCGCCGCCTTCGTCGCCATCCGCTACGTCTACGAGCTGACGCTCCAGGGCACCGCCCTCGTCTCGCTGTTCTACTTCGCCATCAGCGCCGTCTTCGCCTTCGCGTTCGGCAACATCTTCCTCTCGTAG